The nucleotide window GTACAAATTGCCAGAACCTGCGAGGGTGCTGCTTCGCTCACAAGAAGTCAGAAGCCGGATCAATTAAAATACATTGCGAGCAAGACGCCAGCTGGTAGTTCCTAGTGTATTTGCCTTTAGCAATGTCAGGAAAGATCTGCCTTCTATGATCTCTCCATTCCCAGCACCTCCCCGTCCTCCGCTGCGTCGCGCCCCAGACCTTGGCCTCAGGTACCTCTAGACTTTGAGCCAGGCATCATGCTGAGTGTCGTCATCCCCTGTAAAGCCAGTGATCTCGGGTTTAAAAATGCCTCGGCATTGCTGATTTTCATTCTCAGGCTGGGGGCCCTCCCTAAGCCTCTAGCTAAGCAGAGTTTGTAAATTCCCATTTACTAGACTAAGGGAGTCTTCTGAACCCTTAGGCCTCTGTCAGGGCCTTTGAGCTTGTAAGGGAGAAGCTCCCTACTTTGTGATTAAGTGGCTCTCTTGCACCTTCACCTTCCTTCCAGCTCATCTCTTTCCTCTGTCTGCagtaaactgtatttttttaatgaaactttcAAACATGACAATATGGTTAttataaaaggttttttaaagtATGTCCTCAAATTGATAAACCAGCTAACTGAATAATCAGCGTCTTTGATTTAATGTTTGAAAAGGGTGTACTGATGgctactttagaaaacactttgctGCCTGGTTACTCTGCTAATGTCTCTCTCTTGACACCTGACTAGGTGGTTGGGAAAGTGAGATTCTAAAGTTCAGGTGAGAGGTGTGGACTAGATACAAATTTTGGGACTCATCAACATACAAACGGtgagactggatgagatcactAAGAACTTAAACATGGTTTAATGCAGCACATTGTTTGTAAAAGAGTGGAAACAATGTAAATTGTCATGAGAAGGGACCAgataaaatattatctatatcCATAAAATGGTGTTTtggttcaggctgctataataaaaacaCCATAGACTGTGTGCTTTAACAACaaacatttctcacagttctggagactgaagtccaagatcaaggcactggacAGATTCAGACAGATCTGGTGTCTGATGACCCATTTCCTGCTTCATAGACTGCTGTCTTCCCTTGTGTCCTTTTATGGCAgagttgaatgaatgcatgcatgaatttTCTACACAAGCATTCaggccctctcccaccccccagcccaccAGAGGGCTGCCATAATTGATCCCCCATCTACAATTCCTTGACTTGGCACTGTCTGAATCAGTCAGCATGCCAGGTTTTCTCTGGCTCTTAGGAATGATGCAGGAGTGGCAAATCAGGCAGCCTTATCTTTGTTCTGAACAAGGACTTCATGACTGTTAGGCCTGAGGAAGGCTCACAGGTTTTTCACTCAGGTAGTGGGTGTGACTAAAATGAGTGTGATACTATCTACACGGCTTATGAACTAAAAAAAACAAGCCAACCAAAACAGAAACTGGTCTATGGAGCAACCACACCTCCCTCCAGTGCAGGAAAACTATCCACACACTTCATTACATATGCTCTGAACGGAGGACAGGAGATTCTAATTTGCTTACTGGTGTACCCCAATGCCTACAACAGTATCAGGCACATTACATGAAATCAATACCTATCTCCTGACAGACACCAGGACACCAGCTAAGGAAAACATAAAGTGACCACTATCCCAACCAGGCCCATTTTTGCTCCTCTGGTCATCTAGAACGCAGCCTTGAACTCTCCCCATTGTCAGTTTAAATTAAGCCAGGCTCTGTACTTTTATCATTCCCCCCAAAATCTTGGAGGACAGTTATCAGGTGGGAAATGGGACCAAAAAAGCTAGAATTATtgactgaaactaacacactgagGCTGAAATCAGCCTtctataaaaatgatacaaaaaggAACCCAATGACAGAGGCATTTGTGAATATCTTTTTAGATGAGGATAAGCTGTTTTCCTTTTAGCCAACTTCAAGTGAATTCACATCCTTTCTCCAGCTGAGTTCTAAAGTCTGGTATGCTACTGGAATATATAATTGGACTAGGGACATTCTTGCTTAAAACCTCCTGTGGCTATAATGGCAGACTAGACCAAGCAGGCCATACTTTCAACTTTAGCAAGAGAACCTCTTCACAGACCAACAGTGTCTACCCTACAAACAATCTCCTGCTACCCTGCCTGgtgattatatatgtgtgtatatatatatgtatatatatacatatatatatacacacacacatacatatacatatatgtaaaacagctttattgagatataacttacataccataaaattcacccactttaagtgtacaactcaatggattttagtatatttacttagttgtacaaccatcactacaatctatttaattttagaacatttccatcacccttatttccattcctctgtgAAGTAAGGAAAAAAGTACAGCTAACTGCTGAGGGCTGTGTTGACACCGAAAGAGAAGGAAGTGCGTTTTCTTCGTAAATGAGATTTTAATTTCGCCTGAATTCAATGCCCTGGGTTTGCTGgcagtctgaatttttttttttttttcctgcggtacgcgggcctctcactgccgcggcccctcccgttgcggagcacaggctccggacgcgcaggcccagcggccatagctcacgggcccagccgctccgcggcacgtgggatcctctcggaccggggcacgaacccgtgtcccctgcattggcagacggactctcaaccactgcgccaccagggaagccctagagattatttttttaatcgaGACAAATCATCCTATTAGAGGCGGTAATTTCAGTACTGTTCTCAGGACATGACTGAGAGCCATTCAGCTGTCTCGTCGGAGTCTATTTCATAACCCgtaaaaacacaaattaaaaaaattctctaaacAAGGGCTTTGGCGTTTCTCGCCCGATTTCCCATCCCCCAAATTTGGGTCGCCGCGGGGAACCACATGAGATCACCAGTTCTGATTGGTTGAAATCCATGAATGGGGCTTGCTGATTGGGCAGTGCTTCTCTTTGTTCCTGCAAACCGATTCAAGTTTCTCGCCATACTTGGttcttttccacttttctttAGTAAGTTGGAGTATCACCTTTCCCCCCTACCTGTGTCCAGTGAATGGAGGCGCGAGTGGGAGTTACATGGATATATAAACATTAATCTCCGCAATGTTTTCTGACtcagtagttttcattttaaccaCACCATTGAGCTGCAGGCTCCTGTGCCTTGGCTAATGGTTACAGCTTTCTTTTATGAGTAGTTGGGTGGCCCTGAAAAGGGCCTTTGGTTGAGAAATGCTAACTCTTGATGGCGAAATCGGAAAGCTTAATTAACCGCCGAAGCCGTAGAGAGTACGTCCCTGGCGCTTAAGCGCATAGACCACGTCCATGGCGGTGACAGTCTTGCGCTTGGCGTGCTCGGTGTAGGTGACGGCGTCCCGGATCACATTCTCCAGGAACACTTTCAGCACCCCGCGGGTCTCTTCGTAGATGAGGCCGGAGATGCGCTTCACACCGCCACGCCGGGCCAGACGGCGGATGGCGGGTTTGGTGATGCCCTGGATGTTGTCGCGCAGAACCTTGCGGTGGCGCTTAGCGCCTCCCTTACCAAGACCCTTGCCGCCTTTACCGCGTCCAGACATGGTTTCGAGAGAAGCAAACCAacggcaactgacaaaggaaggGAGAGCGGATCCTTATATACCTACCACCTCTCCCCCCCGCCCAACTCCCCCAAAGAGAGAATGGAAAGCGCGCAAACCGGAAGTGTGACGCCAACAGTCCCCTCCCTTAATCCCGCCTCCAAGCCCCGGGAACTCACGCGAAAGGGCGGGAAGGGCGGGGCGGGTGGGGCAGGTGGGAAGCGGTCAGTTTGACCAATAGTCTTTGCTTCCTTGACTGGGCTACTGTTGTAACTACAGTACTTGGAGGAATTAGACTTAAGAGGAAACATGATTCCAAATATCCTAAGTAGAAGAAATACTTAAAAAGGCGAAAATTTATTATCAATAAATTTTGATAATCGTAAAAATATCAAGATCAAAGTTAGAAACGTAAAAATGTTTATACTCATACTATTCCTGTTTCACAACTAATACAAGGCCATGTTTTTGAAATGCTCTGCAAATGCCAATCATTTCGCGTGCCTCTGAAACTCTGGCTCTTTACTAAGGTAAGAGAAAACAGTATTATTTACATAAACTTATAAAGGGCCAGTGTGTTCGCATACGTAGTGGATATTTAGACAAAAATTATACATAATCCGACAAGTGTTGATGCATGTCTATTCATTCCCAAGCAGATGCAAAGTTATACTGAACAACTTGAGTTGGAAAGTTAGTTTCTTACAGCCCTTACTTGAAAACGTGGGTGGCTCTGAAAAGAGCCTTTGGTTGAAATTTCAGAGAAAAGCTGTAATTATGCCCGCTCCCCGCGGATCCGGCGGGCTAACTGGATGTCCTTGGGCATGATGGTAACACGCTTAGCGTGGATGGCACACAGATTGGTGTCCTCGAAAAGCCCCACCAGATAGGCTTCGCATGCCTCCTGCAGTGCCATCACCGCCGAACTCTGGAAGCGCAGGTCGGTCTTGAAGTCCTGGGCAATCTCACGTACAAGGCGCTGAAAAGGTAGTTTACGGATAAGAAGCTCCGTGGACTTTTGGTAGCGGCGGATCTCGCGCAAGGCCACCGTGCCGGGTCGGTAGCGGTGGGGTTTTTTCACGCCGCCGGTAGCCGGCGCACTCTTGCGAGCCGCCTTGGTGGCCAGCTGCTTGCGAGGCGCTTTGCCGCCAGTGGACTTACGAGCAGTTTGCTTAGTGCGAGCCATGACAAGTGACACATACACAGACGTCCCGAATATTAGCGCAGAAACATCGCCCagcagtttgctagtatttataGTACCTAAGGTGAAGTGATTGGGCgagaaaaatgtttaacttttacGTTACAAGCTCTGATTGGTCTACATTTAAACTTTCCAGAAACCTTGCAGTTTCGTTGGCCACTACGTTATATCCTCGgctcttttcaaattgtttttttgttcttttccgcCCACGATTTTCATGAGAATGCAATGCCTTGAGCGTTACTTTTTCGAAAAAACAGACCTTAACTTCATTGGTACTGTATATTTATTTAGgttctggaggggaggggagagtgagagAATATTGCCCTAATGTACTCTACATTCCCTGCTCGATAACCCGATAACGGATTATAAATTTCCAAAAccatttcacaaaaaaagaaatccctctGTAACGCTTAAACTGACTGAGAAACTTCTTTGAAACCTACAAGATGTAAATTCAAGCATAGTAAAATCAAACTAGCGTTTCCAGAAATATTTCCTGTAACAAGGTACTTCTTTGTTAAGTGTTGTTTATGCTCTGACTTTACACTTGGAACTTCCTGAAACTTAAGTTTTCTAAAGTTTAGAATACATTTAGCCAGGTACAACGCCGGACACACAATCACGGCATGCACAACGTCTCAGAGTTTACCTATGAGGAGCAGGCGAGGGACTAGGGCCTATGAATGGATTACGGACCAAAACGAGGACAGCTTAATATTGCCAACGACTGTTCCTATATGTGACGTAAAATAGTCGACTTTAAGAACACCGAATGAGGACCTTTTAGACGAAGAGGCGGTAACCCAGACTCTACCTTCTCATTGGCTAAGTTTATTATACTGGCTAGCCATTAAGAAAGGAGATCTAGCATCCTTCATTTGCATGGAGCGTTTCTATTGCATTTGAAGCAGTTTAACTCATTAGACACGGGAGGTACAAATTATCTAAACAAGAAAATTCTGCatgcatattttctctttttaaagctttgtttGATTAGAAGCCACGTTTATTACTCTAAGAAAAAATTTATGTCTTTCCAGAAATTTTCACTTACGAAAACTTCACCTTGGAGAAAGATTGTATACCTGTGTTATAAATGACTATCCTTCTAACTAAGACGCATAGTTCCAACtgtcctttttcaaattcttagaaattacgTAATTTTGTAAATACAGACTCtcaagaaaacaagtaacaaaggGTGGTAAAGAAGCTGGACGAATCGTGCGTCTGGAACCCTTACATTATTGGCCATAAGCCGGAAACAAGCTCTTATGTTGTTTGAGGGCTACCAGGGAAGCTCCGGTTACTGAGGCTCGTGCGGACTTGTTTGAAAACTGCAGTCGCGCGCGCGGGAATGACTCGTCACTGCATTCTCCCTGTTGCTAGGCGATCCCAGGGCAGAATTGTGAGGGGATGTCATCCAGAACAGGGCTGTGAGAGAGGCCTTTTATTCTCTTAGTAGTTGGCCTGATTCGCAGTCTGAAGTCGTTTTAGCATTGTTGACGCTTGTACAACCAAAAACAAGTTAAAGCGAGACTGCCCTAAAATGTTATCCCCGGGCTGTGCTTTCACACTAAAGCAACGTATCCCCCACCCTCGCCCcgacacccacacccacacacttcCTTCCCCGCGTGCAATGCCTTTCCGGGAACAGTTTAGTCCACCCAGTGCTTACTTGATATTTCTCTTGTGCTAGGTTTTGAGCTTGGGATATGTTGTGAAGATGAAAAGGGGTCAAAAGTTCGTTAAGTGCATTAAACTGTAGAAGCAAGTTGCAATTACAGAAATTGTTTGCGTGCTGTTTTCCACTTGTGCAGCTTGTTAATTGCGGTGTTAGCCAGTTCTTTTGCTTTCTACTATTCTTTGCCCCAAATAGATGCACGCTGGTTCAGACCAAGGGCACCGGCGTCTCGGGTCTACCACACGTCACTCAGCGCTGCCAGGAAAGGCAATGGCATCGATGAAAACTTGTCCCAAACCTGCAGACCAGGCCTACATCCCCTCGCTTTCTGCTGTCCCTCCCCAGTCACTCAAGACACAACGTTTTGCATTTATTGCAGATTAGAAACAAATGTCCTTTTGACATTGCTTCCTAGAGGCGAGGTTTCACGTGAAACTCCTTGGATTCTTACGTGATTGCCTTCTTTACAGCtctttcccaccccacctccccctaGGATAAAACCCTGCTTTTTTAAAGAGAAGTAGCACCCTCTGATGGTAATGGGCGGCAGAGCCGTACCCTTTCCTGCCTAGTATTTCTGTCTCCATTAGGCGACCAgcgggggggatgggggaggaggggggcagggtGCTGTCTGGGTGCCTCAGTGCAAGCGGCAGGGAAGAAGGCCTATAGGCCCCAGCGGCCGGTATTGGCCTTCGGAGACCCGGAGGGGCGCGCAGGGGACGCTAGGGTGCCGGGGGCGGGCGCCAGCGCGCACCAATCACAGCGCAGCCTCGCCCTATAAATACCGCGCGCTCGAGCCGCTCGAGTTTTACTGCCTCGTCaggttctagtagttttcttagTTCTTCTTTGCTTTCGTCATGTCCGAGACCGCACCGCCCGTCCCAGCTGCTTCCACTCCCCCCGAGAAGCCCTCAGCTGGCAGGAAGGCGAAGAAGCCTGCGAAGGCTGTAGCAACTGCCAAGAAGAAGCCCGCGGGTCCGTCAGTCTCGGAGCTGATTGTGCAGGCCGTTTCTTCTTCTAAGGAGCGCAGCGGCGTGTCCTTGGCTGCGCTCAAGAAGGCGCTGGCGGCCGCCGGCTACGACGTGGAGAAGAACAACAGCCGTATCAAGCTAGGCCTTAGGAGCCTGGTGAGCAAAGGCACTCTGGTGCAGACCAAGGGCACCGGCGCCTCGGGCTCTTTCAAGTTCAACAAGAAAGTAGCCTCGGTGGATAGCAAGCCCAGCGCCACAAAGGTAGCAGCGAAAGCGAAGGTAACAAGTTCTTCTAAGAAGCCCAAGAAGGCCACCGGGGCGGCTGCTGGTAAAAAAGGTGTCAAGACTCCGAAGAAGGCTAAAAAGCCTGCGGCGACAAGGAAGTCCTCCAAGAGTCCCAAGAAGTCCAGGGTTGTGAAGCCTAAGAAAGTAGGTAAGAGTCCTGCTAAAGCCAAGGCTGTGAAACCCAAAGCGGCCAAAGCAAAGGTGACCAAGCCAAAGTCTGCTGCCAA belongs to Orcinus orca chromosome 10, mOrcOrc1.1, whole genome shotgun sequence and includes:
- the LOC101282827 gene encoding histone H4, with the protein product MSGRGKGGKGLGKGGAKRHRKVLRDNIQGITKPAIRRLARRGGVKRISGLIYEETRGVLKVFLENVIRDAVTYTEHAKRKTVTAMDVVYALKRQGRTLYGFGG
- the H1-1 gene encoding histone H1.1, producing MSETAPPVPAASTPPEKPSAGRKAKKPAKAVATAKKKPAGPSVSELIVQAVSSSKERSGVSLAALKKALAAAGYDVEKNNSRIKLGLRSLVSKGTLVQTKGTGASGSFKFNKKVASVDSKPSATKVAAKAKVTSSSKKPKKATGAAAGKKGVKTPKKAKKPAATRKSSKSPKKSRVVKPKKVGVYRFDVLTTELYQL